A section of the Arabiibacter massiliensis genome encodes:
- a CDS encoding LuxR family transcriptional regulator: protein MLALTLSFALFWAGHTVVNYVPMVGDDAAGGSWYVSNVFMCVVYVVAIVFSKKLQLRLASTRFVCVVVALQIASILLRSGFPVASSDGDPLFVPLFFAQHALMALGTAGYAMVLFDRFCCLEGSSDRRFAMLFGTLMSFFFCLAATSLDASIGRVLALAFPALSALVLLRYVPACDPVEGEPCIETRSRRPAPGYLKTLAMIFVFALSLNFIRIAVESSTGTAEAGRAGGFAEIALVLAVITVMEFAFKKPASVAVPLALITLITFAMLCVLMRVRPLFGVASAFAAAGYFYYVTLLWRIAADHARGSSNRVGVMAVAFAVNACGLFFGTVAAHVTLALPETSSLVVSLCIAYLVFVAGFVLSRLDYLGVRRGEEGTPRWRGAYEGEGFERALRSIADEYGLTNRELETLRHAVSRKGYKAIASSMGVSENTVKTHAAHIYQKLDLHSKDELALFVEKRMKEHGANLREP, encoded by the coding sequence GTGCTTGCGCTCACCTTGTCGTTTGCGCTGTTCTGGGCTGGGCACACCGTCGTGAACTATGTTCCCATGGTCGGCGATGACGCGGCCGGCGGCTCCTGGTACGTGAGCAACGTTTTCATGTGCGTTGTCTACGTCGTCGCCATCGTCTTCTCCAAAAAGCTTCAGCTGCGGTTGGCTTCCACACGGTTCGTTTGCGTCGTTGTGGCGCTCCAGATCGCTTCCATCCTCCTGCGGTCGGGCTTCCCCGTCGCTTCATCTGACGGAGACCCCTTGTTCGTGCCTCTCTTTTTCGCGCAGCACGCCTTGATGGCCCTTGGGACGGCCGGCTATGCGATGGTGCTGTTTGATAGGTTCTGCTGCCTGGAGGGTTCCTCCGACAGGCGTTTCGCAATGCTGTTCGGCACGCTTATGTCGTTTTTCTTTTGCCTGGCGGCGACAAGCCTCGACGCTTCGATCGGTCGGGTGCTTGCACTCGCCTTCCCCGCGCTGTCGGCGCTTGTTCTCTTGCGCTATGTGCCTGCCTGCGATCCGGTCGAGGGGGAGCCCTGCATCGAAACGCGGTCGCGGCGGCCTGCGCCCGGCTATCTGAAGACACTTGCCATGATTTTCGTCTTCGCGCTGTCCTTGAATTTCATACGCATCGCCGTGGAAAGTTCGACGGGAACTGCCGAAGCCGGGCGAGCGGGTGGTTTTGCCGAGATCGCGCTTGTGCTCGCAGTGATAACGGTCATGGAGTTCGCTTTCAAAAAACCGGCTTCCGTTGCGGTGCCGTTGGCCCTCATCACCCTGATCACGTTCGCGATGCTTTGCGTTTTGATGCGCGTCCGTCCGCTGTTCGGAGTCGCTTCGGCGTTTGCCGCGGCGGGCTATTTCTATTATGTGACGCTTCTTTGGAGGATCGCCGCCGATCATGCGCGAGGGTCGTCCAACCGGGTAGGCGTCATGGCGGTTGCATTCGCCGTGAACGCTTGCGGACTCTTTTTCGGAACGGTCGCCGCGCATGTGACCCTTGCTCTGCCGGAGACTTCGAGCCTCGTGGTGTCGCTTTGCATAGCGTACTTGGTGTTTGTGGCGGGGTTCGTATTGTCGCGCTTGGACTACTTGGGCGTGCGGCGTGGGGAAGAGGGCACGCCGAGGTGGCGGGGCGCGTATGAGGGCGAAGGCTTCGAGCGCGCATTGAGATCCATAGCCGATGAGTACGGCCTCACGAACAGGGAGCTCGAAACCCTTCGGCATGCCGTCTCGCGAAAAGGATACAAGGCCATAGCCTCGAGCATGGGCGTGTCGGAGAACACGGTCAAGACCCATGCCGCCCACATATATCAAAAGCTCGACTTGCACTCGAAAGACGAACTCGCCCTGTTCGTCGAAAAACGCATGAAGGAGCACGGAGCGAATCTTCGCGAGCCTTGA
- a CDS encoding phage holin family protein, translating into MNFIIRWLVTAIAVGVAVWLVPGIEVVGGTEAWAAIAIFGLILSLINISIKPIMQVLSLPITFITLGIFYLVVNTFMLYVAAWLANGIFQVGIDIATFGSAFVASIVISIVSGIMNAIVGKD; encoded by the coding sequence ATGAACTTCATCATCCGCTGGCTTGTGACCGCCATCGCCGTGGGCGTGGCCGTGTGGCTGGTGCCGGGCATCGAGGTGGTGGGCGGCACCGAGGCCTGGGCGGCCATCGCCATCTTCGGGCTCATCCTGTCGCTCATCAACATCAGCATCAAGCCCATCATGCAGGTGCTCAGCCTGCCCATCACGTTCATCACGCTGGGCATCTTCTACCTGGTGGTGAACACGTTCATGCTGTACGTGGCCGCGTGGCTGGCCAACGGCATCTTCCAGGTGGGCATCGACATCGCCACCTTCGGCAGCGCCTTCGTGGCGAGCATCGTGATCAGCATCGTATCCGGCATCATGAACGCCATCGTCGGGAAAGATTAG
- a CDS encoding FAD-dependent oxidoreductase, producing MQRGFTRRTFVAGGIASLAAMGLAGCAPTTPTKGSDPAPQKAEATPQPAGMQGMATGVQYEYFPPPAGTVAYVSDPVQDDQISSTEEYDLVVCGAGIAGLTLAAASAQNGLKTALLEKTSSFNVRGHDIGSISCKLVKEAGIEFDEDAYFNDALKSSLYRCNIDLWKTWIKHNGEAVDWLVDAVKGKATAYLNQPGGATDVFNGIVTYNDQIQFEEGLEAMMQALLELAEANGAVVRFDTPACQLTQDGDGKVTGVIAKDKSGSYSKLLAGKGVALCTGGYENNWEMLQKSMRPEDLCVVAWRLPNTENTGDGHLMGESVGGVMDPYPHVMMRDPGGSVVAKKSSPLLSLRFPRVNMAGQRFVNECTAPNYVANAIMRQSGGRDYIVLAGETLSSAIESTSYRSYTMSAAKREPDDLAKDAEDIIIQAETIEELAEKTGIDAANLKATFERMTELHELGEDLDWGADTGMMMSFAKGPYYAAEEGGANLVTVSGLRVTSQSEVINASGLPIPGLYALGNCSGDMFSDSYPHEFSGISHSRCVVFAYLLAKRLAE from the coding sequence ATGCAAAGGGGATTCACGAGAAGGACGTTTGTAGCAGGCGGCATCGCGTCGCTCGCCGCCATGGGGCTGGCCGGGTGCGCGCCGACCACGCCGACGAAAGGGAGCGACCCCGCGCCGCAGAAAGCCGAAGCCACGCCGCAGCCAGCGGGAATGCAGGGTATGGCCACGGGGGTCCAGTACGAGTACTTCCCTCCACCGGCGGGAACGGTGGCGTACGTGAGCGACCCCGTGCAAGACGACCAGATCAGCTCAACCGAAGAGTACGACCTAGTAGTGTGCGGAGCAGGCATCGCCGGGCTGACGCTGGCGGCAGCGTCGGCGCAGAACGGGCTGAAAACGGCGCTCCTCGAAAAAACGTCGAGCTTCAACGTGCGCGGCCATGACATCGGCTCCATCAGCTGCAAGCTCGTGAAGGAAGCCGGGATCGAGTTCGACGAAGACGCATACTTCAACGATGCGCTGAAGTCCTCGCTGTATCGCTGCAACATCGACCTGTGGAAAACGTGGATCAAGCACAACGGGGAAGCTGTCGACTGGCTCGTCGACGCCGTGAAGGGCAAAGCGACCGCCTACCTCAACCAGCCCGGCGGCGCGACAGACGTTTTCAACGGAATCGTCACCTACAACGACCAGATCCAGTTCGAGGAAGGGCTCGAAGCGATGATGCAGGCCCTCCTCGAACTCGCAGAGGCGAACGGGGCCGTTGTTCGCTTCGACACCCCGGCTTGTCAGCTCACGCAAGATGGCGACGGAAAAGTCACCGGCGTAATTGCCAAAGACAAAAGCGGGAGCTACAGCAAGCTGCTTGCAGGTAAAGGGGTGGCCCTTTGCACGGGCGGCTACGAGAACAACTGGGAGATGCTCCAGAAGAGCATGAGGCCCGAAGACCTGTGCGTTGTCGCATGGCGCCTCCCCAACACCGAGAACACCGGCGACGGCCACCTGATGGGCGAATCCGTCGGAGGAGTCATGGATCCCTACCCGCACGTGATGATGCGCGATCCCGGCGGTTCGGTCGTGGCGAAGAAATCGTCCCCGCTTCTTTCGCTCAGATTCCCCCGCGTCAACATGGCCGGACAACGATTCGTGAACGAGTGCACAGCCCCGAACTACGTCGCGAACGCGATCATGCGCCAATCGGGAGGACGCGATTACATCGTGCTAGCCGGAGAAACCCTCTCAAGCGCGATAGAGAGCACTTCATACCGGAGCTACACCATGTCAGCTGCAAAACGCGAACCAGATGATCTCGCGAAAGACGCCGAGGACATCATCATCCAAGCCGAAACCATCGAGGAGCTTGCCGAGAAAACGGGGATCGACGCCGCCAACCTCAAAGCCACATTCGAGCGGATGACCGAACTCCATGAGCTCGGAGAGGACCTTGATTGGGGAGCCGACACCGGCATGATGATGTCCTTCGCAAAGGGCCCGTACTACGCGGCGGAAGAGGGCGGTGCCAACCTTGTAACTGTTTCCGGCCTGCGCGTAACCTCGCAATCCGAGGTCATTAACGCCTCCGGCCTACCGATTCCCGGGCTTTACGCCCTCGGCAACTGCTCGGGCGACATGTTCAGCGATTCGTACCCTCACGAGTTCAGCGGCATAAGCCATAGTCGATGCGTCGTCTTCGCCTACCTGCTGGCTAAGCGTTTGGCCGAATAA